The sequence tcttgcatgttaattgattccaattcgacagaggaggtttcgattttgatcacttcgatattcaacatagtgtaaaactaactagaaatagaattcggtttcattatgcggtttgggtgtaaactgaattttcacagttattcatgcattcaaatttgattagaattacgaaagattaatccgtcaaaatttgaataggtttgattgttctagaaatagtcttttGAACAAACTAGGAAAATTcttgtgaattaagattaagtctgatgtcttaaatcgactgcttgttacatgaattgtctggtacctacgtgagtccttgatcgagtttttcccaaatttgaattaaatccaaattttccTACTGTgttttagttaatttaattttatttgcaattctaattattagtttaaaatctgaatcacttttatgcattagtctagattaagtaggaataaatatattttggtattcatatttatacagttcCCTGTGGGTTCGGCATCTGGacatttgtccactatattataacttgacctggtacgcttgccagttgatttttatcatACCAATTTTAGCGGTCAAAACTCGAATCCACATCCAGTCGAAAGTAACCGTCAGGTGGGGGTTGCCACACAGTTGGAGATGTGTTCGTGACAAGGGTCTGAAAAAAAGTGCATTCCCTTATGGCTTGGCGATAATCCCCCAAATAAGCCGATGCACTAAGAGCTTGGGGTTTCAgctcttgattttatttatcatGGACTGTCCGGCATCTCGCCCCCCATACCATCCAATCCTGGCATAAAAACTCCTCTATTTCTATCCGCTAGCTCCAAGTAATTCATAAGCCACAAGCAAACCCTTGGAAAATCATGACTACGAGACCGCTTATCCTCTCGTAAACCTAATTATCTCTCCAACACTAACGTACTACTAGACAATAAAAAAGGGCATGAGAAGTTGAGTCCTCTGGAATTTCACCAAGCGGGCAACAACCCATAACCGGCAGATGATGTTTTCTCAGATTTGGAGAGAATCAATCCCTAATCGATTTGCACATGGAGAGAATGAAGCACCAGATTTCCACTTGGAGAGAATGAAGCGGACGAAATCGATCTACACTTGAAGAGTGGAAGACTAAATCGATATATCTGCACTTGAGAGAATGGGTGTGAGAATGGGGGAGAGCTAGCCGATCAATTTTCAAGAAACAATGTATTTTTATCCGGTTCACCTATTACTTCTCCActcataaattaaaattttaattttgcaaTCTATTACTTCATTAAAAAACATACGCCGAAGTAAATTAATGTCACTTAAAATTATAAGTGAAGCCCGATTTTTTAATTGATGAAGTCTAAAATGCATTTTACTTCGTTAGTTTTATAACCAAAATAGATAGCTATGTATTTCTTCTACAATAGTGATCACCGAAgtaaaaaatgacgaaatttTTTAACACTTTTCTACTAGCTAGTTAAAGCCACTAAACTCATGGAATTAATATTACTTACTTGATATCGATTCTCTCATACGTGACTCATGCGACACAAATAAAACACATAGCACACATTACACAGACATTAAAATCCATCTAGCTAATCaaacaaaaataagaaaaaaaaaataaagtagaaTGACACTcggtttttttgttttgttttttttttcttttttgaaaaCTGAACTAAATTAAAACCGAATTTATGTGAACTCGAAACCCAAACCGGTTAAAACCACCAAACATGCTAGTCGTTTTTGTTTGGTTTTATCCTAAGTTGAAGCATCCCTTGGAAGAGGTTACAAAACtaagaattaagaaataaaGAAGAAAAGTGTTGATACATATAATTTATTACAAGgcttatgatattttattagtcgagtatataaaatatttattaatctcATGGTATTTTATTACAACGATCGAGTATATATAAAAATGAAAGCCATAGCTAGGTAGCCAGATGTATCAGTATAATGATCTGGTGCCATACTCCTTActgaatattatatttatagcaTTTTCCCACAAGGTAAAGATCATTTTTTTTGGAAGTTGTAAGTCCAGGGAATAATTCCATGTCAACATCTTCCACCTTCATTCCATGAGGCAACTCCCAGTCAAATGAGTAGAGAAGATTGGAAAGTGCAAGCTCCACACTTGCGATACCAAAATTCATCCCAGGGCATCCTCTTCTACCCGATCCAAACGGAAGCAACCCAAAATCGTGCCCTCTGTAGTCGATATTACTATTCAAGAATCGATCGGGCATAAACTCAGTAGGACTTTCCCAATATTCGGGATCTAATCCGATTGCATGGAAATTCACATACGCCATGGTTTTAGCTGGGATTTCATACCCATCTATCGTGCACTTTTCCATGGTTTCTCTTGGGACGGAGAGTGGAATTGGAGGAAACAATCTTAGTGTTTCTTTGATGATTGCTTTTAGATAAGGAAGATGTTGGATGTCGTCTTCATCTACGACACCTTTGGCTCCTACTACATTTCGGACTTCTTCTTGTGCTTTCTTCATTGCTTGGGGTTTCTTGATGAGAGCCGTCATGGCCCAAACGATCAACGATGCACTTGTATCGGTTCCACCAAATACGTTCTAcatacaaaaaattatatatgatttgaagaGTAATCATgtgcaattaaaatcataaaaagaatCGATCAAGAATCTTGTGAAGTTGGAAAAGCGAAGCTAGATTTGAAAATCATACGTACCATGAGAATTCCCTTCATATTTTCCCATTCAATAGGGAATGCAGCAGCTTGGTCTTGTTTCAAATTAATCATCAAATCAAGAATGTCCCCTTTCATTGTCTCAGGGCGATTTGGATCGAGATGATCTTGTATAAGTTCTTGAAAAAACCTATCCAAATCCCCAAGATTCTTGTTGAGTCTTGAAATCATCCCGGTTAATTTATCAATCCAACCCAAGAAAGGAAAATAATCACCAAAAAAGAAAGCTATTGATAGTTCTTGAGCTTGTTTAAAAACATCACTGAATTTTCTTTTACCCAATTCGTCGTACTCTTTCCCGAATGCAGCTCGACATATGATCCTATTAGTTAAAAAATAGGCAGCCTGGCTCAAGTTTATCACCTGGGACGAATGGGATTTCTCCATCATGTCTTTGATCATTAGCGAAACTTTTTCTTTTCGAATAGGAAGAAATGAAGCCACCTGCTTAACACTAAACAGATGAATCACGCCCAGTCTCCTCATTTCCCTCCAAGTTTCGCTGTAATTAGAGAAAGCAATATCATGGCCATTGTAAGAATACGTTTTTAATCCAATAAGTGGTGGCCTGCCTGAGAGTGCTAGGTCATTTTTTGTCAAGGCTATTTTGGCTACTCTTGCAGAAGAAATTATGATCATGGGTCGGAAACCAAATCTCAACGACATGAGGGGGCCGTATTTTTCGGCGAGTTGGTGGAGATAGACGTGGGGATGCACCGTGTCGATCTCATGCAAGTTTCCGATCAACGGAAGCCCTTTGGGACCTGGTGGGAGGACACTGCTTTTCTTGCCAATTTTAGATTTCAAGAGATAACTGAAAACAATGATGATTGAGAAAGACAGAGCTAGGAGTAGAAAATACATGATATTAATCATGTTCAAATGTTTTAATTTGTCAAGGTGTTCTTATTCCTACTTTGATGGTGTTATTTATAGAGAGAGGGTACTCTTATCAAGAATGAATTGTGTGATTtgtggggttttttttttttttttaaaatatgtttggagtaaatttttttaaaaagggttgaccccgaagggtCATGCGGTGGATAAAttgagggatgtgcacgagcggcagggacCTGAACATGACCCAAaacccagagcatacccccacaatatttcagcagataatatgctccacacgaggatcgaacccgcaacgctggggaATTTCTTCCCACGCCAtctcaggccttaccaactctcctatgcccctgtgggcgtaaatgtttttaattttaataataataattgtagtATGTATTATTTTTGGTAAATTTTGGCAAGTAATCTAGTCATCCTTGCAATTGATAATATGATCTGGACGATTAATGATATGATTTAATTTTGGTCATACATGGATATTGAATCTTTTCCATATTCTCAATTGTGAGATATCGTAATGTATATTTTATCATctgaaaattaaataagagttttagtccttgaattaaTGTTGCATGACTTACCTTAACTAATGAGATTTTTTAATTGTGTCCATGTTGTATACAACTAATAACTAATTTTTGAACAATATTATGTCCAATGTacaaaaataatcatttattaatttataatcaGCAAGATtccatgatttttttttggaaaaatccCAACTCAATGTTGGTTTCTTAGTCTAACATGGACCCGTGTTCAAAAAAACGCGATAATAAATGCATATCGTGCAATTATCGTGCAATTATAAATGCATATCGTGCAATTATTATAAAAAGTGATGAAATAGACacctattatatatatttaattttataaggtGAAATGCATATTTTCGACACTTCATGTAAGGTTCTGGTTTGGGAAAAATAAAACTCTTTAATCATATAACTGATCGTTGAATTGTTTGTGCCAAAAAGCACACATTCATTGAATTTTTCGTACGGTCACGCATTAATTAATATGACAAACATCCAAGAGAGATTCATTTTCAAACCAATTTTCCATGTTAAAAAATTAAGTATCTTTACACGTGatccatctttatcaaaacGTGGTGGAAATGGAATGGCAGAAAAAGAAGACCGAAATTTGGAAAATTGGTCCAATTTTGATTTTATAGTCTAgtcaaatttaatattaatgcaATTGCTTTGCATCTTCTAAAATTTCATTCCTTCTTTCCAAAGTGTGCTCATGAGGTGCGCCAAATATTAATGATTTATATTGTTTAGATGTCTCACATCGATCGAATATAGTTATTAGAAATTTCATATATAGATCTAGACAATCCTTATTGAGTTAGAGTCAAATCCAATTCTTAACATGATATCAAACAGCGTTAGGAGTAGAAAAAACATGGTATTAATCACGT comes from Henckelia pumila isolate YLH828 chromosome 4, ASM3356847v2, whole genome shotgun sequence and encodes:
- the LOC140866438 gene encoding cytochrome P450 83B1-like produces the protein MINIMYFLLLALSFSIIIVFSYLLKSKIGKKSSVLPPGPKGLPLIGNLHEIDTVHPHVYLHQLAEKYGPLMSLRFGFRPMIIISSARVAKIALTKNDLALSGRPPLIGLKTYSYNGHDIAFSNYSETWREMRRLGVIHLFSVKQVASFLPIRKEKVSLMIKDMMEKSHSSQVINLSQAAYFLTNRIICRAAFGKEYDELGKRKFSDVFKQAQELSIAFFFGDYFPFLGWIDKLTGMISRLNKNLGDLDRFFQELIQDHLDPNRPETMKGDILDLMINLKQDQAAAFPIEWENMKGILMNVFGGTDTSASLIVWAMTALIKKPQAMKKAQEEVRNVVGAKGVVDEDDIQHLPYLKAIIKETLRLFPPIPLSVPRETMEKCTIDGYEIPAKTMAYVNFHAIGLDPEYWESPTEFMPDRFLNSNIDYRGHDFGLLPFGSGRRGCPGMNFGIASVELALSNLLYSFDWELPHGMKVEDVDMELFPGLTTSKKNDLYLVGKCYKYNIQ